CAGAGTTGTACTTATGAATGCCTGGATGGGATACTTCTGCATCTTCATTTATTGTTTCAAGTATTAGTTGCTTGATTCAGCATCAAACAACTTTCTTATATATGCTGGTTACTGATCATATTTGTACCTTTTCTTGAACATGTTCTGGTGGaccattttgatcatttgactGAATCAACTGCAGCCATGTCATGCCAAAGTGATCCATCCAGAGAGACCTCTCCACAAAGAAAACTGGGTAGGGGGAAAATTGAGATCAAGAGGATTGAAAACACCACAAATCGTCAGGTCACCTTCTGCAAGCGCCGCAATGGTTTGCTGAAGAAAGCCTATGAATTATCTGTTCTCTGTGATGCTGAAGTTGCCTTGATCGTCTTCTCCAACCGTGGCCGTCTTTATGAGTATGCAAATAACAGGTACAAATTTACATCAGCAGAATTAATCCCAAAGATCTCAACCTTTTCTTCTACTTCAGCTCTGAAGAGACATTCTTTTTTGAGCTTTTCTTTTTCACTATTTGCTTTCTCTTTTTGCTATTTTTGCTTCggactttttttttaatgggaTAAGCGTTGATCATTATACTTGTTGCCATACAGTAGTAGATTTGGAGTTGTTTGCTttgtaaccaaaaaaaaaaaaagattgactgggctttcttgttttgtgttttgttcTTTTTCCGCAATCTGCTTTATGAGTTTTCTATTTTGATGATTGCATTTGAAATCATGGTCGGCTTAGGCACAGATCTGTTGTTAAAGATAGAAAAGGAAGCAAGCAACATTATGATCTATTGTATGAAATGAGTAGAATCTTGGGAAGGCATTCAGAACTGTGAGATCAGCTTCCTCTTTTCCTCCATTGCTGTCAAGTTTTTGCTTTTTTCCTTCAACCTTTCTCTCTTTCCACATGTCATTTCTGATGCCTAGCAAGAAAGCTGTCATCTTCCTATTTGCCCATTTCAGATATCAGTTGATGCATCCTTAATAGCAAGTTGGACGTGATCAATCAAAACCAGGCCGTAGGACAGGTCTAAAGTTGTCATCAGTCTCAGCCCTAGGACTAAGAgcatttttttgttgttttttccatttctttttgggtttcaaattcacaattttttttattttatcgtTGAAAGGTAAAGGTCATGGTCTAGGAGACTCAGAAAAattactttctttttcctttttgccaagacttacaaaaatttttaacatGCTATTAGCCAGCCATAGTGGAAAACTGGAACGCATGCTCAATGATGCATTTCTACTCTTGCCTACCAAAAGTCAATGGTTTCTCAGaagtaaaaatgtaaaattcatCGTCATAATCAAAATGAATATAATTGGGCATACTGTAAAATGCTTGGCAACTGTTCAACAAGTCAAAATGTTTAAATAACCAAATTgaacaaaactagggtttcagaAGGGTTTGCACTAAATCTCGtccaaaatcaaatcaaaacctAGTCAATTTTGACATGGGTTATGTTCATATGCCCATTACCAGCTTGCCACTACGTACATTTTGTAGTCTTTTTGGGACATGGATTCTTCTAGTGTAGTTAGCTTTCAACACCCAATTAGGTGAATTTTGTTTTGTATTGGTTACAAGAATCTTTTCTCACGTCACACATGATTTTTCCAGTTATCAAACTTCTGACAAAAGAGTGTAATAAGTTACGACACCCCTTGTAATTGGTCTTTCCCTCTATCTCTCTATTCATGAAATTTGTCCCTCAGCAATTGTACAAATacaacttttttcttttctcgttATTTGACATACCAAAGCTTCTGAAACTGCTAAATAACCTAAACAACAAAGCAACAGAAATGAAACAACTTTAACTATAGGCAAGCCTATTTAAGCTCAGCATTTCTTTCAGATTTTGCATAGATATATTTGAGtaagtccctttttttttttttcgagaaaCTGCCAACCAATGGGAGACTTCTTGTAAGTTGCACCTTTTTTGCATGGGTAGGGTTTATAAATGCAGGGCTCGGATGCATTAGACCAAAAAAGAGTCAGTACCATAGCCTATAATTACCGATCTTGCAGAATGGTCTTTTGCTGTAATAAATGTTGTCTGCATTTTAAGTAGTTTTCTTGCAGTTACCTAGCTGAGTAAAAGGGTTTAATCCATGTGTAAAGGGTTTCTGACACGTGGTAAAAATCTGACCGTAGAAAATGGGGCCAATTACATTGTGGGATATTGTGCCAGCTTGGCAGCAGCAGCCAATCAGTGTCTCGACGAAATTAAGGAAACATCTGACTGGGAAATGGGGGTTGATTCTGCGCTGTTGGGTATAATTTGCGCACAATATTACATCACGTCATCTTGGGACTTTAATAAACAGGAAATGATTCTGACTGAcaaatttttgttcattttgtaTCTTTGCTTTACGTGTTGGGATTGATTAGCTAATAATGTAGAGCTCTGGAAATTGGAATTTAGGCAGGTGAACAACAATTATTACTAATTGTTATTAAGCACCCTTTCACCTTATTAGCCATGAATGACCTagtagctttatttattttgaaccAGATTTTGAATATTGGAATGTATAAGAAGTTGAGATATAGATTAATTAGTAGGTTTTAAAGTAGAAATCAGGTGTGGAAGAAATTTCTTAACTATTGCACGGATCCCTGTGTACACGTAACCaatattttgtttttggaaTTAGCTCTATTGATTGGTGGCAACATTTGGcttggtttttcttttcccctagCTAGCATACGTAACTTATCAAAACATTTTTCCTAAAAAGCAAGTAGTGGAGGTTCcagcggttttttttttttttactaaatgaAAATATCAATTAATGAatgtctttctttcttttcaattttttttttacatttttctccctatttgtcataaattaaattttggaGCCACTAAATTGGAAGAATAGTTTTTCTCCATGCTGTTATGTTATCATTGAGAACTTTAACCGAAACTAGACATAGAagtgtttttccctttttgctaTCCAATAAAAGGAAATCCTCATTCATCTGCCATCTTTTCTTGCCATCATAATAAAGTCATTGTGGTATAATAACAAGAGTTATCAGATCTTGTGAGTTGAAGTAACTTTCACAACATATATAGTTTTTAGCAACCTTTTACAATATTAGTCCTGAATGAATTCTGTCTGACTAATGTTGTGGTTAAGGGgtttgtttttccttcttttagATAAGCATTGACCGCATTGCTATTCCTATTTGAACTTCAAAATTTATCATGCCAGAGATTTTTCTTTAGAATTTGTTATACTGGTAACTTGGGCTATTTATACTTCACATCACAGCCATATCACTAGTTACCAGGTGAAGGTAAATAAAGGATAACGGCTATATGCAAATTACCATAGTAGTTATGATTTTACCCGATGAAAACTGCGGAGGGACAAACAGTACCTTGAATAGTGTTACATAGCTAAGTCTTATTTACTTTAAAAAATTAGGAGATTATATTTTCAATAGTCtggaaatatatataaaaagaaCCTCTTGGGCTTAATTTATGTGGATTGGCGCAAAGTCTTAACTTCAGTTATTCATCCTGTCTTTGATGAtacaaaccccccccccccccccacctcaccaaaaaaaaggaaaaaaaaaaaactatgctTTGATGATTTCTTCAAGGTAGATCTTGTCTAATTTTAGGATAAGACTCATAAGGTCCTAACTGTATCTTTAACAGCATGGATATAATTGGACAAACAATATTTGGGGATTGAAATACGGGAACTGGATCTTTTGGGATATAGACTCATTTCTCTGATTACTCAAGGGGATCTAAATAACAATAGTCTATTACTTAACTTCTCTAAATGCCTTGAAAGAAATACTGATATTTTCAGAACTGAAATCACATAAATAAATTCACCTATTGTCCAAGGAACTTGAAATCTCATGCTTATTCTCTTGTATATGAAACAACTTCTTATGATTCTAGTTTAATCTGCAATTTTCACACACGCAATAAAAGGTGGTTGAATAGCTTATGAAATTATGATAAGATCAATTTTCTTGCTAAAGATATAATAAAGAACTTGAcataataacaaaatttattttcctaCTCAATCCCCAAAGTAAATGTTTTTAACCAACAGCAGTTTTCTGTTCTgctatttctttactttttgcTGGTAATACTTGTGGTCAGCTGGGGGAGATTTTTGGTAACTTGGAGGAAATTGTGAATCCAGCTATTTTCTTGATATCTGATTGATGCAATTTAATACTTAGAATGCACATACTAACAAGTTGATGCCATGTGGTTCAGTGTCAAAGAGACAATTAAGAGGTACAAAAAGGTAAATTCAGATTCTGCGAACACCGGCTCTATTTCAGAAGCCAATGCTCAGGTATGATGTTAGAGATTTAGTCTTCCAAAGAGGTTTTTCCTGAAAATTCTGTGAGATAGTATAATTTTCTGTCCACATTTGTGGTTCATTTTAAATTATCATCCCATGCATTTCTGAAGAACTCTTAACGTAACAAATTAGTTTTGAAACATGGGTAAGTATAGATCCATTCTTAACAAACTTGCACCATCAGACCTTTATACAAGTTAGGCCTTCCAATTTATGGTGATgcttcacaattttttttttttgaattttcttttaattaatgaaGCTCCATCTTGCATGCCATAAATGGTACTGTGTTTTCAGCAGCACTGACTTTACATTGCATGTCATGACAGCACTACCAACAGGAAGCATCGAAACTGCGTGCACAGATCAGTAATTTGCAGAACTCAAACAGGTGATTTCTGTGGTCAAAATTCCTCTATACAGTTATTCCTATGACCTGTTAGATCCACTGTTCAATTAACCCTTTTACTTGATGTCTTTCAGGAACATGCTTGGTGAATCTTTAGGGTCGTTGAATCTGAGGGACCTCAAGAATCTAGAAAGCAAGGTTGAGAGAGGCATTAGCAGAGTCCGATCCAAAAAGGTACCTGTTATTAGATTTTATTGAACTGATTTTTTCCTGGTATTATAGTCTTGCACAGTTTATCTATGCTTCCGAACATAACGTGtccatttcttctctctctgACATTGCAGAATGAACTTTTGTTCGCGGAAATTGAGTTCATGCAGAAGAGGGTAAGTTTTGATGAATTAATCTAGACTTCTTGAATGCATCTTATCTGCAAATGAGCCTTGCGAAAAGGAAGTTGAGAGTACATGAAGTACATAGCCCTATAATATGGTTACCCGTTTTATTCAGCATTCATTTTGacatgattttctttctttgtactTGATAACGAATTATGATATATATGTAAGAGTAAGaggttggattggaaaaatATGCTAgactaaaaattttaaagaacaATTGAAAAGTTCGTAAATAGGGGTCATAGATATTTGGAAGCTGAAACATATTAGAAGCATGATTAAGACATTTAATAATATGGTATCTGTCAAGGGTGGTAAGCATCATTTTGTACTCATAATCTCCATCTTTTCTAACATGTAATAGCTAGGAATTAGGATTCTCAATACAAACAAATTTGACCAtgatttttcaatatttttgtgtgtgtgtgtgttctttttttttttttttttttttttttttggggtggtaAAAAGAGGAGAAATATTgtgatgatttatttgaactcaTTCTATTgccaaataaaaatttatgaCCCTGATACTTGTCATATCTATTATTGATCTAAATCCTCCCTCAAGAATTCAGTCAATCCAGTTTGCCGGAAGagctataaaataaaattcactTTCCTGCTTTTAAGAGTTGAGAGACCTAAAGAAAGCCTTGAAATGTAAGTGCTAAGACAAGAAAATGGCACTGATATGTAAGCCTTGAAGCAGTTACACTAGCTTGATCTTGCAAAGCTCCTGTTGCACACTTACTCAATTTGCCATACATCAATCTTGAATGCAGGAGGTTGATTTACACAGCAACAATCAATACCTTCGATCAAAGGTCAGTCCGTCCAAAtgactgtgtgtgtgtgtgtgtgttatttAACGTATATATGTGTGATTGTGTGTGCGCGAGCATTtgtacacatacacacacacgaATTTATGCAGTTTTCTCTTCTAAAGCCTAACCAGAATATTTCATTGTGTTGTTCAAATTTTCTTGTAGATAGCTGAAACTGAAAGAGCCCAGCATGACATGAACTTGATGCCTGGGAGCTCTGACTATGAACTAGTGTCAGCTCAGCCATTTGATGCTAGGACTTTCCTCCAAGTTAATGGGCTGCAATTAAATAATCATTACCCTCGCCAGGAACAGAGGCCTCTTCAACTAGTGTATGATTTCCTCAATTCACTGTTTACAACACACCAATTAACATATATGCTTAGACTTCTCATTATGCATCTCTAGTTTTTCTGGTTATTTTCCCCACAAAataataaagtttttttttctggCATATTGGAACTGATTGCATTTCCTCTCATATTTTGCAGCTGATATTGCTTAATGAGGTTGAGATTTCTCCATCTCTCATTTCTTGTTTGGAAGTTCTGTCGCTAAGCTTGCCAGCAAGGACTAAATTCTTCAAGAAATCTGGGGATTGATCGGTGTTGGTGGAGGCGAAGCTTCATTCTTAAAATAAGTATGCTGTTGGACAGAATATATAgtccattttcttccaatttctaTTGATaacatctttcttctttacttcCCAAATGATTATACTTATAAATGCTTATAACTATTCCTCCACGTTGTTATACTCTTTTGAACTTCTATGGAAGGAATCGAAAGCGTGAAATACTATGTCTATGTATCATAAGCTgcagaaaattaaaatttgatggCATGTTATAAGTAAAAGTTCCATCTCATTTGCCAAGAAAAGATTGCTTGTTTCATTTTCACAAAGACAAGAAAGGTAGTATATAGGAAGTTTAGCCATCAAGCACTTTCCCACTGTAACTTTCCCCACTTTAAGGGACCAAactcaataacaaaaaaatgttttaacTCCTGAATAATTGGATTGCTATAATTACTTAGCCTCGTGATTGTTTAATTTTCTGCATATgcctttttcctaattttttatcTAGTTATTATtgctcaaattttaaatttgatatttgagGCTCATTTCAGAGCCAAATAGAAGCTCTTGTGCACTGAATGCAGGGCTTCCCAAAAACACTGGCAGATATTATAATCTTATGTTGGGGGGACTAACTACTTGGTGCCCTTTAGGCTTGATTAATATTTTGTCCTAATTCCTATTGTACAGAAATAAATTTAGCAATTCTCAAACTTGAGATACATATTTATAATTCCAACACGTTCTAATTCCAAAGAAATCCTATTGATCTTCCCTCACTTCCAATAAAACGGAAAGAGCCCTTTATCTTGAAGTGACATCCTTCCAATATTTTGCAAGAAAGCCAGCTCAAATTGTGGTTGCAGCACCACAATTTCTCCAACCTGACTTACATCCTTAACTACATATATTCATTAAAGAACACAAGTTGCGATCATCTCTGAATATACATCTTTTGGCAATGTTCTGATATCAACTGGATAACCATCTGAGGGTAAATCAGCTGAATATGCTCTACTTGCAATGATCAAGCATCACTGGGATGCAGTGCATCAAAATATTTGTACATTTCTCTGTTTGTACAAATGTATCAATTTGGACGGCGGAGTCCCATACCTTCCGAAACATGACTGATAGCAAGGAACTTCTGAAACGTTGAAGCCTATAAAGTTCATcccagaaagaaagaaggaaatatGAGAAACGAGAGGGTTCGTAAGCAAAAATCATGACTTTCAATTGACCGATGGAAAACAATATTTGATACTTCTGCCTACAAAAGAAAAGTTGGAAGGAAACTATATATCATGGCACAATGTTCCTAAACAGATTAATGTTGTCCATATATATGTTGCAAAAGTAACTTTACCATGAGTTCTAAAACATATGTTACAAAAGTattgcaaaagaaaacaaaatgattTAGTCCTCATGACTTGTAACTTTACCATGAGTTCTAAAACAAATGTTACAAAAGTAGTGCAAGAAAACATATCAAGCAGATGTAGCCTATAAAATTATGCAATGAGAGCTGTATGTATGAGCCTAATAAGAGAGACagattattttaattgatatGTTTAAACGATCATTCCCCTTCTGATTGTGCAAGTCAAGAACTCTATGATAACCCAAAAGTTGAAGTTGTTAGTTTTCAGGCCTTTACTTACATactaagtgtttttttttttttatcttctgAATCAATATAGGATGCAATTTCCTACTCATGAACCTAACAACCTCCTCCTTTATGAGTAGCCCTCACATTGAAAATAAAATCTAATTAATCAAACAAAGTGAAGTAGTTAAAGTAAGTGAAATATTGTGTACCCTTTAGTGTGCATTTTTAATATCACAAAAATGACACTTTCACAATCCTCAAGTTgtataaacatatatatatataagttgtataaacaatattttttcattttcaagggATTTTAAACAATTTCAAGACATGTAAATCAATGATGTTCACAAATCTAAATAATTGGTAAGTCGCAGAAGAAAGATATTAAGCCAACACATGGGGAAGGAACAAGaggaaaactaaaattttcaagagaaaaggaaaagagaagaaaggtaAGAAGGGATCACGAGAACACTGACAAGTTCGTGGCCAGTAGCATCAAGAATTCCAGATCCGCTGGAAGAATAATAATTGACACCTTTCATTATGCTTAGCCTTTTCGTATTTGCAAATGGTGGAATGTCACGCTCCAAACCTACAAGCTCAGCTGCACATTAAGTAAACTTTCAGcaagcatcagaaattttcaactttaggAGTGAAATAGTAAATCTCTAAACAAATTAGCTATTGGTACATAAGAGATACACAGGCAAATCAATCCAACTCAGGTTTTAATATTAGAATAATATTGGGACCATTTGAAAATCTTCCAGCCCGACCATCTGGATAATCAATCCCATATTAAGGGCCGACAGATTTTCGACAATTTCCTGTTAGCTCAGGAGGTAGTATCAGATATTGGGAAGTCTACTAGAGGGGGTAATATTGTCTTAAAGCTGGACATGGCCAAAGTGTATGATAAGGTTTCATGGCCTTTCTTGTTGCAAGTGCTCAGACGGTTCAGGTTCAGTGAGGTTTGGATAGATATGGTTTAGAGGTTGATTTCAAATGTTTGGTTCTCAGTTATTATTAATGGGTCGTCTCAAGGTTTTTTTAAATCTAGTCGGGGACTTCGCCAAGGGGATCCGCTATCACCATCTCTCTTTGTCATAGGTGCCGAAGTTTTGTCTCGACTTCTAAATTCGTTGGTTGTGCAACGGGGTTTTGTGCCTTTTAAGATTCCACAAGGGTGCCGGTTGTTACCCATTTAGCGTATGCAGATGATGTTATTATTTTTTCGAATGGACTGAAGAAGTCGTTACAGCTGATTATGAAGATGCTAAAGGATTATGAGTTGATCTCGGGACAGAAGGTCATTCATAGTAAGAGTTGTTTTTTGTCTCATGCTAGTCTCTTGGGTGTGCAAAGACGTGTTGTCACACAAATCACTGGGTTCCACACACAATCTTTCCCAGTAAAGTATCTTGGATGCCCGTTATACTCTGGGAGACGGAAGAAGAGTTATTTTTCAGCTTTATGTACTGCAGTTGTGAATAGGATGCTATCATGGAACGAGAAGTTGTTATCGTATGGTGGCAAGCTAGTTTTGATACAGAGTGTGTTGTCGGTTATGCCTACCCATATTCTTGCGGTATCTAACCCTTCTAAAGGGATACTCCGTCTGTTGGAGAATATTTTTGCAGGCTTTTTATAGGGCGGGTCAGATTTTGGGCCACGTCTACATTGGATCAAATGGGGCCAGCTGTGTAAGCCTTATGAGGAGGGAGATGTGGGCTTACGGTCGTTACAGCATGTCTTTGATGCGTTTTCTTTGAAGTGGTGGTGGAAGTTTAGGCAGAGGCAATCATTATGGGCAGAGTTCATGCATTCGAAATATATCTTGAATTTGCACCCTTGCTACTCAGAGGCTTGCCCATGGCAGTCTGCTACTTGGAGGAGGATGTTGGACGCTCAGTTGGTGGCAGAGAGGCATATAAGGTGGATAGTAGGTAGTGGAAACTCAAGTTTTTGGCACGATAATTGGTTAGGATCAGGGTTGTTGTGTCGAcaagtgaaaatttttcaagaacAACCAGTTGCGGATTTCGTGGTTCATGGTGGTTGGAATGTGCAGAGGTTATATCAGGTTTTGCCTATGCACTGTGTGTAATGGGTCTTGGATGCTGCTCCACCATCTTCAGGTTAGCTGGACAAAATGATTTGGGCTCCGAGTACCTCGGGTGAGTTTTCTACAGCGTCAGCCTATCAGGTGGTGCTGCAAGGTGATAACAGTTCTggactcttttctttttctggcaTCAGGTCTTACCTTTGAAGGTCTCCTTTTTTATGGTGCGATTAATGAGTGGCAGGATACCGGTTATGGGTGTATTGCATAAATTTGGTATAGTAGGCCCGTCTCGGTGTTTTTGCTGTCGGGACCCTTCTCAAGAGACTATTAACCATATTTTTTGTATTGGTGAGGTTGCTAGACAGGTCTAGAGTTTCTTTGAAGTGTCGGTTGGCGGGTTTGGTGAAGCTTTTACGATAAGGCATGAGGTGATTAGTTGGTGGCTAAAATCTGGTAGAGGCCCCTATATTAAGTTATTATTTCGACTTCTGCCCTCACTGATTTGTTGGAACTTATGGAAAGCGAGAAATAAGTTTGTTTTTTAAGAGAAGCTGTTGACTGTGAAATAAGTTTGTGACCGAGTTTTTATTGAGTTTCGAGAGAGGTTCGGCGTTCAGTTCCAGGAAATTAGTATTCCTTGTTCATCGTGGCCTAGTTTCTTTGATGCAGTAGTTGGGTTGGGAAGTGTTGTGAATGTGGTGCAGGTTAGATGGAAATGTCCGGTGCAAGCAATCGTGAAGTTAAATTTAGATGGATACTCAAGAGGCAACCCTGGGAGGAGTGGAGGGGGAGGTCTATTCAGGGATAGTGATGGGAGGGTCCTGTTAGCATTCTCCTGTTACTTTGGGGAGATGACTGGTTTACAAGCGGAAGTCAAAGCGCTACTCCATAGGGTGCGGTTAGGAATAGCTCGAGGGctggcaaattttcatttggagTCTGACTCGTTAGTTCTTATCCAGATTATTCAGGGAAGAGCTAAGTGTCCGTGGGTGGTGCAGCGGGAATTACAAGAATTGGTGCAGTATAGTCATCACTACATTGAGATATCACATTATTTTCGAGAAGCGAATAAACCTGCGGATAGACTTGCTAAGCTTGAGGCTGATT
This portion of the Coffea arabica cultivar ET-39 chromosome 2e, Coffea Arabica ET-39 HiFi, whole genome shotgun sequence genome encodes:
- the LOC113731125 gene encoding floral homeotic protein AGAMOUS-like: MSCQSDPSRETSPQRKLGRGKIEIKRIENTTNRQVTFCKRRNGLLKKAYELSVLCDAEVALIVFSNRGRLYEYANNSVKETIKRYKKVNSDSANTGSISEANAQHYQQEASKLRAQISNLQNSNRNMLGESLGSLNLRDLKNLESKVERGISRVRSKKNELLFAEIEFMQKREVDLHSNNQYLRSKIAETERAQHDMNLMPGSSDYELVSAQPFDARTFLQVNGLQLNNHYPRQEQRPLQLV